The Pagrus major chromosome 10, Pma_NU_1.0 genome contains a region encoding:
- the LOC141003618 gene encoding Fc receptor-like protein 5 — protein sequence MEIALLCLMLCFPVEATLRVTPNNAQFFRYDVINLTCTDDSSSWKVKRNTSTTTSAVCTFGWGIPGESSCIIQSAYPSDTGLYWCESEQGGRSNAVNFTVTDDVVILESPLHPVTEGDTVTLRCLHKDEDEVETTSDFSAAFYKDDVYIGTESAGKMILLEVSKSHEGFYKCEHPGNGSSPQSLLTVKVRPQPLNIPTSTPPLISLARLLSTILLFILYTAILILAIYTYRKWAKVRAEAKRGGV from the exons ATGGAGATCGCACTTCTCTGCCTGATGCTCT GTTTTCCAGTTGAAGCCACACTGAGAGTTACTCCCAACAATGCTCAGTTCTTTCGGTATGACGTCATCAATCTGACATGTACAGACGACTCCAGTAGCTGGAAAGTGAAAAGAAACACCTCGACTACAACGTCTGCCGTGTGTACGTTTGGCTGGGGGATCCCAGGTGAGTCCTCCTGCATCATCCAGAGCGCCTACCCATCAGACACCGGGCTGTACTGGTGTGAGTCTGAGCAGGGGGGTCGCAGCAACGCGGTCAACTTCACAGTGACAG ATGATGTTGTGATCCTGGAGAGCCCTTTACATCCTGTGACGGAGGGAGATACAGTGACCCTTAGATGTTTACACAAGGACGAAGATGAAGTTGAGACTACTTCAGATTTCAGCGCCGCATTCTACAAAGACGATGTTTACATCGGCACTGAGTCTGCAGGAAAGATGATCCTCCTGGAAGTGTCTAAGTCTCACGAAGGCTTCTACAAGTGTGAACACCCAGGAAACGGATCATCACCGCAGAGTTTGCTGACAGTCAAAG TCCGACCTCAGCCTCTGAACATCCCGACTTCGActcctcctctcatttctcTGGCCAGGCTGCTGTCCACCAtcctgctcttcatcctctacaCTGCCATCCTCATCCTCGCTATATACACCTACAGAAAGTGGGCTAAAG TTCGAGCTGAGGCAAAGAGGGGAGGCGTCTGA
- the LOC141003619 gene encoding butyrophilin subfamily 1 member A1-like isoform X1 — MSVTVFAFTLHLTLTVVWTSAEGPLRVIGSPEPIFAALGDDVILPCHLEPLFNVEGLTVEWSKPDLKPDPSDPLSRVDYVHLYRDRREDLDMKIQSYEMRTQLFTDKLKYGNVSLKIMNVTLEDGGRYRCYIPKLKSNFKEYKESIVMLIVEPKSVQTTTETPLLPRTFQTPEPKNETTVKGGRSHLAIMTAVVFWGLLILVGGVAGYLHRHGCQKPKFLKNDDQSKLSPV; from the exons ATGTCTGTTACCGTCTTCGCTTTCACTCTACATTTGACTTTGACGGTTGTTTGGACGTCCGCTGAAG GTCCGCTTCGTGTGATTGGGTCTCCTGAGCCGATATTCGCTGCTCTTGGCGATGATGTCATCCTGCCATGTCACCTAGAGCCTTTGTTTAACGTGGAGGGGCTGACGGTGGAGTGGTCGAAACCCGACCTCAAGCCGGACCCCTCAGATCCGCTGAGCCGGGTCGACTATGTGCACCTTTACAGGGACCGACGAGAAGACCTGGACATGAAGATCCAGTCGTATGAGATGAGGACGCAGCTGTTCACAGACAAACTGAAATATGGAAACGTATCTCTGAAGATCATGAATGTGACACTGGAAGACGGAGGCAGATACAGATGTTACATCCCCAAGTTAAAGAGCAACTTTAAAGAATATAAGGAGTCAATTGTTATGCTCATTGTTG AACCAAAGTCTGTTCAAACGACGACGGAGACACCGCTGCTTCCCAGAACTTTCCAGACTCCAGAGCCAAAGAACGAGACAACTGTTAAAG GTGGTCGATCCCATCTCGCTATCATGACAGCTGTGGTTTTCTGGGGCTTACTAATCTTGGTTGGTGGAGTCGCCGGATATTTACACAGACACGGGTGTCAAAAACCAAAG TTTCTGAAGAATGACGACCAAAGCAAACTATCGCCAGTCtag